From a single Nicotiana tomentosiformis chromosome 2, ASM39032v3, whole genome shotgun sequence genomic region:
- the LOC138906290 gene encoding uncharacterized protein: MEKWVDATDVMPMVEGEGSKEPAQKEVSDDPSFRWTEDEDDNKSEEERGVVDDHEEHQTQDMDNEEKKSENEGDSGEEKESGTENKVDEQVNDSVEEEKYIEEEDDYESECEDQEKTSECKGEDKESEEKNENTSGESEGSMTIGNIVIAPSKEASGEKMIEETGPLLTPFIGYEEASSDEDHLPLSAIGKKTRKTPVKIDKSVIPARKGVAFPARSPLTRNKRKVVDEQIIKESRGAKMPRNKVSVVEPVIELDGEDESDSALLENSSTQKRKVVKSTKTATPSTRASRGKKRKSVPVVVDKLTKFKNRKVLNGKILANTDEKRMTQLVEKLELQG, translated from the coding sequence ATGGAGAAATGGGTAGATGCCACTGATGTTATGCCTATGGTTGAGGGGGAAGGTAGTAAAGAACCAGCACAAAAGGAGGTATCTGATGACCCTTCTTTCAGGTGGACTGAGGATGAGGATGATAATAAAAGTGAGGAAGAAAGAGGAGTAGTGGACGATCATGAGGAACATCAGACTCAGGACATGGATAatgaagagaaaaagagtgagaATGAGGGAGATTCTGGTGAAGAGAAGGAGAGTGGGACAGAAAATAAGGTAGATGAACAAGTGAATGATTCTGTAGAGGAAGAAAAGTatattgaagaagaagatgattatgagagtgaatgtgaggatcaagaaaagacaaGTGAGTGTAAGGGAGAGGATAAAGAGAGTGAGGAAAAGAATGAGAATACAAGTGGGGAATCTGAAGGCTCTATGACTATTGGTAACATTGTCATAGCCCCTTCAAAGGAAGCAAGTGGAGAGAAAATGATTGAAGAAACTGGGCCTTTATTAACTCCTTTCATTGGATATGAGGAGGCGAGTAGTGATGAAGATCACTTGCCCCTGTCTGCAATAGGGAAGAAAACCAGGAAGACTCCTGTGAAAATAGATAAATCTGTTATCCCTGCAAGGAAAGGAGTGGCTTTTCCTGCTAGGTCTCCTCTCACAAGGAATAAAAGAAAGGTTGTTGATGAGCAAATCATTAAGGAGTCTAGAGGTGCCAAGATGCCAAGGAATAAAGTTTCAGTTGTGGAACCTGTTATTGAGTTGGATGGAGAAGATGAGTCTGATTCTGCTCTGCTAGAAAATTCATCAACACAAAAGAGAAAGGTTGTCAAATCTACAAAGACTGCTACCCCATCTACAAGGGCCAGTAGAGGAAAGAAGAGAAAGAGTGTGCCTGTTGTGGTTGATAAACTCACTAAGTTCAAGAACAGAAAAGTACTGAATGGGAAGATTCTTGCAAATACTGATGAAAAGAGGATGACTCAACTAGTTGAAAAACTTGAGTTACAGGGATGA